A genome region from Euphorbia lathyris chromosome 4, ddEupLath1.1, whole genome shotgun sequence includes the following:
- the LOC136227565 gene encoding UDP-glycosyltransferase 76F1-like — MEERKGRRIVLFPLPLQGHINPMFELANILHSRGFSIIILHTTLNSPDPSKYPHFTFHFLHEKLTETEAEASGLDTISLVILLNIKCCSPFEDCLSRLLSDESEEPIACLISDAIFYFTGGVADILRIPRFVLRTGGAASFFVFSAFPFLREKGYIPIQESQLEEAIIEFPPLKVKDLPIFNKCISESLYQLILNMVNATKTSSGIIWNTFQELEQEPLASLHHDFTIPIYPIGPFHKFNFPSPITISSSQDETYISWLNQQAPKSVLYVSFGSIAAINGNQFTEIAWGLANSNQPFLWVVRPGLVKGKEWLELLPNGFVEELNGRGKIIKWANQIEVLGHGSVGAFWSHNGWNSTLESICEGVPMICMPCFTDQGINARYVSDVWRVGLQLEKGLLERKEIEICIKRLMVEKEGEEIRERSMLLKEKACFAWKQDGSSFQWLNKLVDHILSLDSFVFQAQ; from the exons ATGGAGGAAAGAAAGGGAAGGAGAATTGTTCTATTTCCATTACCATTACAAGGCCATATTAATCCTATGTTTGAACTTGCAAACATTCTTCATTCCAGAGGTTTCTCAATCATCATACTTCACACTACCTTAAACTCTCCAGACCCATCAAAATATCCTCACTTCACTTTCCATTTCCTCCATGAAAAACTTACTGAAACTGAGGCTGAGGCTTCTGGATTGGATACTATTTCTCTTGTGATACTTCTTAATATCAAATGTTGTTCTCCTTTTGAGGATTGTTTGAGTAGATTGTTGTCTGATGAATCTGAAGAGCCTATTGCTTGTTTGATTTCAGATGCTATCTTTTACTTCACTGGAGGTGTTGCTGATATACTTAGGATTCCAAGGTTTGTGCTGAGGACTGGTGGTGCTGCTTCTTTCTTTGTGTTTTCTGCTTTCCCGTTTCTTAGGGAAAAAGGGTATATTCCTATACAAG AATCTCAACTTGAAGAGGCAATTATAGAGTTTCCACCACTGAAAGTGAAAGATCTTCCAATATTCAACAAATGCATATCAGAGTCACTCTATCAACTAATCCTCAACATGGTCAATGCAACCAAAACATCTTCAGGAATAATTTGGAACACATTTCAAGAGCTAGAGCAAGAACCATTAGCCTCCCTTCACCATGATTTTACCATACCAATATACCCAATTGGCCCATTCCACAAATTCAATTTCCCCTCTCCAATAACCATCTCATCATCCCAAGATGAAACCTACATATCTTGGCTAAATCAACAAGCACCAAAATCAGTACTATATGTTAGCTTTGGTAGCATAGCAGCAATAAATGGAAACCAGTTCACAGAAATAGCCTGGGGTTTAGCCAACAGTAACCAACCCTTCTTGTGGGTGGTTCGGCCCGGGTTAGTCAAAGGAAAGGAGTGGCTCGAGCTGCTGCCGAACGGGTTCGTCGAGGAGTTGAATGGGAGAGGGAAGATTATAAAATGGGCTAATCAGATAGAAGTGTTGGGACATGGTTCTGTGGGTGCATTTTGGAGTCATAATGGTTGGAATTCTACATTGGAAAGTATATGTGAAGGGGTTCCTATGATTTGTATGCCTTGTTTTACTGATCAAGGTATTAATGCTAGATATGTTAGTGATGTTTGGAGAGTTGGGTTGCAATTGGAGAAAGGGTTATTGGAGAGGAAAGAGATAGAGATTTGCATTAAGAGATTAATGGTGGAGAAAGAAGGAGAGGAGATTAGAGAGAGAAGTATGTTGTTGAAGGAGAAGGCTTGTTTTGCTTGGAAACAAGATGGATCATCTTTTCAGTGGTTGAATAAGTTGGTTGATCATATTTTATCATTAGATTCTTTTGTTTTTCAGGCTCAATAA